The genomic interval TTATTGAGGTTAAGGAGTATCTTCATCTCTTCTTCGATGGCTTCCCTCTCCCCATTTTTCAAATTAGCCGAGTCTATCTCATTCATCTGAAATCTTAGAAATTCTATCCTCTGGCTTCTCTCGCTAATGCGCTTCTTCAGTTCATTTACTTTATCCCGCAAGCTAATAACCTCATTATACAAAGTCTGTAGAGAAACAACCTTTTCTGTTAATCCCCCAAAACTGTCGAGAAAAATAAGATGATTGTCCTTTTTTAAAAGGCCCTGATGTTCATGTTGTCCATAAATATCAACGAGGCTTTCTCCAATGACAGCAAGGGTCTGTAGACTTACCGATATGTCATTTATATACACCCTTCCTTTGCCTTGAGCAGATATATTTCTTCTTATCATTATCCCGTCATCACTATCAACTCCGATATCCTCAAGAAAAGGATGTTTCTGATTATCAAAATATGCCTCTATAATAGCTTCTTTGCTACCTGTTTTTATCATATCAGGAGATGCCCTACCACCAAGAATAAGCCCAATTGCATCTACGATTATTGATTTTCCAGCACCTGTCTCACCTGTAAGAACATTAAGACCTGTTTCAAAATTTATTTTGAGTTCGTCAATTATTGTAAAGTTTTTTATTCTCAATTCCCGAAGCATTTAAGACCCTTATTTTTACTTCCTATTTCCTATTTGTTCTTTTAAAACAATCCCCTAAAATCTTCTCCTTTTACAGGACCTAAAACTGTCAGACTCATCTTGCCATCGTTTATAAGCCTCTTTGACAGGCTTTTGACAGCATCTAAAGTCACAGCCTCTATCTCTTTCATTATCTCTTTTTGTGAGAAATATCTGCCGTAATATATCTCTTGACGAGCAATGCTCTGCATCCTACTACTTGTAGATTCAAGCCCGAGCACAAGATTCCCTTTTAACTGGTCCTTTGCCCTTCTGAGTTCAGTTTCTGATATAGTCTCATAAAGACCTTTCATCTCTTTGATTATAAGTTCAGTGACAGTTAGCGCCTTTTTCCTCCCAGTGCCTGAATAAACTGCCCAAAAACCTGTATCAATATATGATGATACAAATGAATAAATAGAATATGCATAACCTTTTTTCTCTCTGATTTCTTGAAATAGTCTTGAGCTTACGCTTGCTCCTAAGATAGAATTTAAAATAGCTATCGTGTATCTGTCTTTACTTGCATAAGGCAATCCCTCGACACCAAAGCATATATGAACCTCTGATAGATCCTTTGGATATATAGCTATTTCACTCTTAAATGATGGAGATGAAAATAATTCAGGCTCAGAACCCCTCCTCAGACTGCCAAAATAGTGGTTAAGTAAGCTTATAATATGGTTAGGCTCAAAATTGCCAGCACATGCCACAACAGTATCTGTTGTGCCATAATATTTTCTTACATGGCTTATCAAATCTTCATGTGTAAATGCCTTTACTGTCTCTCTCCTGCCTAAAACAGGTTGACCAAGACCACTATCGCCCCAGACTGTTTTGCTAAAAAGATCGTGTATATAATCATCAGGCGTATCTTCCACAAGTTTTATCTCTTCTTTTATCACTCCCTTTTCCTTTTCTATCTCCTCTTGAGGAAAAGTAGAATGAAGAAATATATCAGAAAGCAGTTCTACCCCCTTGTCTATATATTCATCAAGCACTTTCACA from Dissulfurispira thermophila carries:
- a CDS encoding M16 family metallopeptidase; its protein translation is MKDSSRMFTKLHLDNGIPVVMEQLKNYRSVILGIWVKVGSRNETHDKNGISHFLEHMFFKGTKKRTATDISIDIDSLGGDLNAFTSRENTAFYVKVLDEYIDKGVELLSDIFLHSTFPQEEIEKEKGVIKEEIKLVEDTPDDYIHDLFSKTVWGDSGLGQPVLGRRETVKAFTHEDLISHVRKYYGTTDTVVACAGNFEPNHIISLLNHYFGSLRRGSEPELFSSPSFKSEIAIYPKDLSEVHICFGVEGLPYASKDRYTIAILNSILGASVSSRLFQEIREKKGYAYSIYSFVSSYIDTGFWAVYSGTGRKKALTVTELIIKEMKGLYETISETELRRAKDQLKGNLVLGLESTSSRMQSIARQEIYYGRYFSQKEIMKEIEAVTLDAVKSLSKRLINDGKMSLTVLGPVKGEDFRGLF